Proteins encoded in a region of the Coleofasciculus sp. FACHB-T130 genome:
- a CDS encoding DUF6658 family protein, producing MNSVINWLKKINLGKILTVFLSATIIFVTTACNGGAQAKTADQIREDVPTGALTNEYKGGMNDYSDTDPRRDTSGVAAKAKGLIDNAERHVIDETDDVGTNTKRILDKKGENAKQFGENVKQNTDAIGDKAQKSASDFAKGTKQGIENLKGNTQDATKDLGKGTQQAADNVQENSKYAGRNVIESAKRAADKAADAID from the coding sequence ATGAACAGCGTAATTAATTGGTTGAAAAAAATCAACTTGGGCAAAATCCTGACCGTGTTTTTGTCCGCCACGATCATTTTTGTTACCACCGCTTGTAATGGTGGGGCACAAGCGAAGACCGCCGACCAAATTAGGGAGGACGTTCCTACAGGTGCCTTAACCAATGAGTATAAAGGTGGGATGAACGACTATAGCGATACCGATCCCAGAAGAGACACCTCAGGCGTAGCAGCTAAGGCAAAAGGCCTAATTGACAATGCTGAGCGCCACGTAATTGACGAGACCGATGACGTAGGTACAAACACCAAGCGGATTCTGGATAAGAAGGGCGAAAACGCTAAACAGTTCGGTGAGAATGTCAAGCAAAATACCGACGCAATTGGCGACAAAGCGCAAAAATCGGCTAGTGATTTCGCTAAGGGAACAAAGCAGGGAATTGAAAATCTCAAGGGCAATACTCAGGATGCAACCAAAGACCTGGGTAAAGGAACGCAGCAGGCAGCTGACAATGTCCAGGAAAATAGTAAATATGCAGGCAGAAATGTAATTGAGAGTGCTAAGCGGGCAGCAGACAAGGCTGCTGATGCGATTGATTAG
- a CDS encoding CHASE2 domain-containing protein: MMDRIVFKLRVKQVGTVCDFELSWGKGKILSVELNYPLSLTRSYEQWQSAYLNYYRRLRGHKVISGKGTLPVDRHRELVNAEVQLGEEFQHWLLTPELVSIRREIVKAAHKPEHHTVEVFLTCTPLELARLPWEIWEIGTDLGATQQIRIARTPANILNEPVRPIRRKARVLAILGDDTGLNLEADREALRSLDRVADIQLIGWKRNQGKAELNIPKSIEARFFDADALKMEIQKAIASEPGWDILFFAGHSNETVLTGGELGIAPHTSISIREIEESLKQAKKRGLQFAIFNSCSGMNIAESLINLGLSQVAVMREPIHNQVAQEFLVQFLASLTQYKDVHSALLEASLFLKQQEKHLSYPSAYLVPSLFRHPEAELFCIKPFGFFDTLNRWLPTKKEACWLGAILFLSLLPPVQNLLLEPRILLQAFYRKVTLQVPAKGSSPVRLIQIDDESLKADADKIKQIYPIDYRYVALLLNRVSELEAKTVGIDYILDDKKQPNNSLKLKQSVQNIVNKNTWLVFGSGEGESTPRSGVSKDIANLNWSLEGDIMFFPWYVELLPAEPKSSQMYPFAYLLAIAYVLNQELPPNLPQPNLQARTNFNLSVINYLNLISQSNQKIAFLQEIRLHSLTRFSQNFIQAWFHPIIDFSIPPESAYERISACKLLGDCLGKGKVPDTFKNEVVLITPGGYKGAGLEGENEDNYAIPLAVGFWRGWEEENFPGGEAHAYMLHHLLTRRLVIPIPDLWMILLSGLLGKSVTLMLQDNLHQRQRWVIKLGTATTIYIIASLQIYISAAMLLPWFLPTVLFWNYIRLAFREKSHV; the protein is encoded by the coding sequence ATGATGGATAGAATAGTTTTTAAACTTAGGGTTAAGCAAGTTGGCACTGTTTGCGACTTTGAGTTGTCTTGGGGCAAAGGAAAAATACTCTCTGTAGAGCTGAATTATCCCCTCTCGCTGACCAGGAGTTACGAACAGTGGCAAAGCGCCTATCTCAACTACTATAGGCGGCTGCGAGGGCACAAGGTCATCAGCGGTAAAGGCACTCTCCCAGTTGATCGACATCGTGAACTGGTGAATGCAGAGGTTCAGCTAGGGGAAGAATTTCAACACTGGTTGCTCACTCCTGAATTAGTTAGTATTCGCCGCGAGATTGTCAAGGCGGCTCATAAACCGGAACATCATACGGTTGAGGTGTTCCTGACTTGCACTCCTCTAGAACTGGCGCGATTACCGTGGGAAATTTGGGAAATTGGGACGGATTTGGGTGCTACTCAACAAATACGCATTGCTCGCACTCCCGCCAATATTCTGAATGAACCCGTTCGTCCGATTCGCCGTAAAGCTAGGGTTTTAGCGATTTTAGGGGATGACACTGGCTTGAATTTGGAAGCTGATCGAGAAGCACTGCGATCGCTTGATCGTGTTGCAGATATCCAGTTGATTGGTTGGAAACGGAACCAGGGGAAAGCTGAACTGAATATCCCTAAGAGTATAGAGGCTCGATTTTTTGATGCTGATGCACTGAAAATGGAGATCCAGAAAGCGATCGCATCTGAGCCAGGTTGGGATATCTTATTTTTTGCCGGACACAGTAATGAAACTGTTCTGACGGGTGGAGAATTAGGCATTGCACCACACACCTCAATCTCGATTCGGGAAATTGAAGAGTCACTGAAACAGGCGAAAAAACGGGGGCTTCAGTTTGCAATTTTCAACTCGTGTAGTGGTATGAATATTGCCGAATCCTTGATTAACTTGGGATTGAGCCAGGTAGCAGTAATGCGGGAACCGATTCACAATCAGGTAGCACAAGAATTTTTGGTGCAGTTTCTCGCCAGTTTGACTCAATACAAGGATGTTCATTCAGCTTTGCTGGAGGCAAGTTTATTTCTTAAACAACAGGAAAAGCATCTTTCCTACCCTTCTGCTTACCTGGTTCCCTCCCTATTTCGGCATCCAGAAGCCGAGCTGTTTTGCATTAAACCTTTTGGTTTTTTTGACACACTAAACCGCTGGTTGCCAACGAAAAAAGAAGCCTGTTGGCTAGGTGCTATCCTGTTTTTAAGTTTATTACCGCCCGTACAAAACTTATTATTAGAACCGCGCATTTTACTTCAAGCCTTCTATCGCAAAGTCACCTTACAAGTGCCAGCCAAAGGAAGTTCACCCGTGCGACTTATCCAAATTGATGACGAATCTTTAAAGGCTGATGCGGATAAAATTAAACAAATTTACCCTATCGATTATCGTTATGTAGCATTACTGTTGAATCGGGTTTCTGAATTAGAAGCTAAAACCGTCGGCATTGATTATATCTTAGATGATAAAAAACAACCGAATAACAGTTTAAAACTTAAGCAATCGGTACAGAATATTGTTAATAAAAATACTTGGTTGGTATTTGGTTCTGGAGAGGGAGAATCCACTCCTAGGTCAGGCGTAAGCAAGGATATTGCCAACCTTAATTGGAGTTTGGAAGGGGATATCATGTTCTTCCCTTGGTATGTTGAACTTTTGCCAGCAGAACCCAAAAGTTCACAGATGTATCCTTTTGCTTATCTCTTAGCTATAGCGTATGTGTTGAATCAAGAATTACCGCCGAATTTACCGCAACCCAATTTGCAGGCTCGAACGAATTTTAATTTATCAGTGATTAACTATTTAAATCTGATAAGCCAATCCAACCAGAAAATAGCTTTTTTACAAGAAATCCGCCTTCATTCACTTACCCGCTTTTCTCAAAATTTTATTCAAGCGTGGTTCCATCCAATTATTGACTTTTCCATTCCCCCCGAATCTGCCTACGAACGCATTTCTGCCTGTAAGTTACTAGGAGATTGCCTAGGAAAAGGAAAAGTACCAGACACCTTTAAGAATGAAGTGGTGTTGATTACTCCAGGTGGATATAAAGGAGCCGGGTTAGAAGGAGAAAATGAAGATAATTATGCGATTCCTTTAGCTGTCGGTTTCTGGCGCGGTTGGGAGGAGGAAAATTTTCCTGGCGGTGAAGCTCATGCTTATATGCTTCATCATTTATTAACGCGGCGATTGGTGATACCTATCCCCGATTTATGGATGATTTTACTTTCAGGATTGCTGGGGAAAAGCGTAACGCTGATGTTGCAGGATAATCTTCATCAACGGCAACGCTGGGTAATAAAGTTAGGAACGGCTACAACCATTTATATCATCGCCTCCTTGCAAATCTATATATCGGCGGCGATGTTATTACCTTGGTTTTTACCAACAGTTTTGTTTTGGAATTATATTCGTTTAGCATTCAGGGAAAAGTCTCATGTTTAA
- a CDS encoding DUF6658 family protein, with amino-acid sequence MKHLTAFFKKLRLRQILTVFLAGALLIVTSACNNGDSLGARPQNPPVQMGGNNNPHSNGGDGYTNYKMSTDPNVSKTANPRDRADLQILSNQLIATSDSEILYPGAETPAGRAAKEKELPIKTSEDFEVSGAGGRQPIINRSDPNAKILESIGEEFKEASSFIKDKSDEAGQRPEMQSNPALHK; translated from the coding sequence GTGAAACACTTAACTGCTTTCTTTAAAAAACTACGGTTACGTCAAATATTGACCGTTTTTTTGGCAGGCGCGTTGCTAATTGTTACCAGCGCTTGTAACAATGGCGATTCTTTAGGGGCACGTCCACAAAATCCCCCCGTGCAAATGGGAGGGAACAACAATCCCCACAGCAATGGTGGAGATGGCTACACGAATTACAAAATGTCTACCGATCCTAACGTCAGCAAAACAGCGAATCCACGAGATCGCGCTGACTTGCAGATCCTGTCCAATCAGTTAATTGCTACCAGCGATTCTGAAATCCTCTACCCGGGTGCTGAGACACCAGCAGGTCGAGCAGCAAAGGAAAAAGAATTGCCCATAAAAACTTCAGAGGATTTTGAAGTCTCTGGAGCTGGAGGTCGTCAACCTATAATCAATCGCAGCGATCCTAATGCCAAGATATTAGAAAGTATCGGTGAAGAGTTCAAAGAGGCTTCCAGCTTCATCAAAGATAAATCAGATGAAGCCGGTCAGAGACCTGAAATGCAAAGCAACCCTGCTTTGCACAAATAA
- a CDS encoding M48 family metallopeptidase, with protein sequence MPTYTGISSEAFRHPLDRQAEQALRSVPGFDMVARKFVEFASERPQFVYHMGNSIQVGPRQYASIYGIFRECLRDLDVYPEPTLFVSQAPWVNASALGQERPYVILNSGLLDLLNEAELRAVIAHELGHIKCGHTTLRQMAVWALQAVNFIGNATFGFSTLVSTGLVLAFIEWSRKAELSADRAAFLVTDDLNPVMHLMMKFAGGSARYANEVNLDEFIRQSQKYQELDEDGLNQVYKFLLYNNFTQGWFTTHPFTVDRLHHLQEWANSEEYRHIRRGNYQRSSAQGAVNVPSETAVNEVDALQRQIEELQEQINRLRSESEDP encoded by the coding sequence ATGCCTACTTATACCGGAATTTCCAGTGAAGCTTTTAGACATCCCCTCGACCGACAAGCCGAGCAAGCCTTACGCAGCGTGCCTGGATTTGATATGGTTGCCCGTAAATTTGTGGAATTTGCCTCTGAGCGTCCCCAGTTTGTCTACCACATGGGCAATAGCATTCAGGTCGGGCCGCGTCAGTATGCTAGCATCTATGGCATTTTCCGGGAATGCTTGCGCGATCTGGACGTTTACCCAGAACCAACGCTTTTCGTTTCCCAAGCGCCTTGGGTTAATGCCAGCGCCCTCGGACAAGAACGCCCTTATGTGATCCTGAACTCTGGACTTTTAGACCTGCTCAACGAAGCGGAACTTCGGGCAGTCATTGCACATGAATTAGGACATATTAAATGCGGTCACACGACCTTACGTCAGATGGCGGTTTGGGCTTTGCAAGCCGTCAACTTTATCGGGAATGCGACCTTTGGCTTCAGCACTTTGGTCAGTACCGGCTTGGTTTTGGCGTTTATTGAATGGAGCCGTAAAGCGGAATTATCAGCAGATCGAGCCGCTTTCCTGGTGACAGACGACCTGAATCCGGTGATGCACTTAATGATGAAATTTGCTGGTGGCAGCGCCCGTTATGCCAATGAAGTAAATTTAGATGAATTTATTCGTCAATCGCAAAAATATCAGGAATTGGACGAAGACGGGTTGAATCAAGTCTACAAGTTCTTACTTTACAATAACTTTACTCAAGGTTGGTTTACGACCCATCCCTTTACGGTCGATCGCCTTCACCACTTGCAGGAGTGGGCAAACTCAGAGGAATATCGTCACATTCGCCGGGGCAATTACCAACGTTCCTCTGCACAGGGCGCGGTGAATGTCCCATCAGAAACAGCCGTTAATGAGGTGGATGCGCTACAGCGTCAAATTGAGGAATTGCAAGAACAAATTAACCGTCTCCGGTCTGAATCAGAAGATCCTTAG
- a CDS encoding DUF928 domain-containing protein: protein MFNLKKLQSILLISALITTSSSVPLQAAIRQQPHPVLTESNETYLALSWGDIWKKLRRKRKGGGGRGGAICAIAPAKLVDADSLYSKQGEILEIWSDRPLFLWNIPGGTVTRIELSRQGDKEAFWNRPIKGETRAVYDGEPLQPGQSYVWKLSASEPYPIETSVMFQVMEPETRDRISAELISIALVQQLKDPSPEALAMEKVYYFAERELWSDALRELYSVPNPSAELRNAIALLQAHDFCAEDEPNVSASQ, encoded by the coding sequence ATGTTTAACTTAAAAAAACTCCAATCCATTTTGTTAATATCTGCCTTGATTACAACTTCTTCCTCAGTGCCTCTACAAGCGGCAATCAGACAACAACCGCATCCCGTCCTAACAGAAAGCAATGAGACATATCTAGCTTTATCGTGGGGTGATATCTGGAAGAAATTACGTCGTAAAAGGAAAGGAGGGGGCGGGAGAGGAGGAGCGATTTGCGCGATCGCTCCCGCTAAACTGGTAGACGCAGATTCGCTGTATTCAAAACAAGGGGAAATCCTTGAGATTTGGAGCGATCGCCCTCTGTTTCTCTGGAATATCCCAGGTGGAACGGTAACGCGAATTGAGCTATCTCGTCAGGGGGATAAAGAGGCATTCTGGAACCGACCAATTAAAGGAGAGACAAGGGCGGTTTATGATGGGGAACCATTGCAACCTGGACAGTCTTATGTATGGAAGTTGTCTGCTTCAGAGCCGTACCCAATTGAAACCAGCGTCATGTTTCAAGTGATGGAACCGGAAACACGCGATCGCATTTCAGCCGAATTGATTTCAATAGCACTCGTACAGCAGCTTAAAGACCCATCACCAGAGGCTTTGGCAATGGAGAAAGTCTACTATTTTGCCGAACGCGAACTCTGGTCAGATGCGCTGCGGGAACTCTATTCGGTGCCAAATCCCTCAGCGGAATTAAGGAATGCGATCGCGCTTCTTCAAGCTCATGATTTCTGTGCAGAAGATGAGCCAAACGTTTCTGCATCTCAATAG
- a CDS encoding lysylphosphatidylglycerol synthase domain-containing protein: MKKIWSSLKPYLRWVILGGTLFFLAKALKDNWREVAAIRMTGAGWTNLAIAFLITLLAHTWSGFVWSWILQSFRQPVQPRWALQVYLKTNLAKYLPGNVWHYYGRIVAVTSHGGSFGAATLSVLLEPLLMAAAALLVALAGSQLGWAGVPQNTQTRTLQILGLGVVLLGVHPRILNPLMQLASKFKGKKARGAGAQGRGGEENAISASASQPPTEAAEASFRLERYPLFPLLGEIGFLLLRGAGFLFAMLALTPVNPNQIPMLLSGFSLSWLLGLIVPGAPGGIGVFEATAIALFGQHFSAAILLSVVALFRLVSILAEAAAAGLATLSELKDR; the protein is encoded by the coding sequence ATGAAAAAAATTTGGTCATCCCTGAAGCCGTACTTGCGCTGGGTGATTCTCGGCGGGACGCTATTTTTTTTGGCAAAAGCTCTCAAAGACAATTGGCGGGAAGTCGCAGCCATCCGAATGACTGGTGCGGGATGGACAAATCTAGCGATCGCCTTTTTGATTACTTTACTGGCTCATACTTGGTCTGGATTCGTCTGGAGTTGGATTTTGCAATCGTTCCGGCAACCCGTTCAGCCTCGATGGGCGCTCCAAGTTTACCTGAAAACCAACCTTGCCAAGTATTTACCAGGGAATGTCTGGCACTACTACGGGCGCATCGTGGCGGTGACATCCCACGGGGGTTCTTTCGGTGCCGCGACTCTCAGCGTGTTACTCGAACCCCTGCTGATGGCGGCTGCCGCTTTATTAGTTGCCTTAGCAGGTAGCCAGTTGGGTTGGGCCGGTGTCCCTCAGAATACCCAGACGAGAACCTTACAAATTCTTGGTCTGGGTGTGGTTTTGCTGGGCGTTCATCCCCGAATTTTGAACCCGCTGATGCAGTTGGCAAGTAAATTTAAGGGAAAGAAAGCAAGAGGTGCAGGGGCGCAGGGGCGCGGGGGAGAAGAAAATGCTATCTCTGCTTCAGCTTCTCAACCCCCCACAGAAGCGGCAGAAGCTTCTTTTCGACTTGAGCGCTATCCTCTATTTCCTTTGTTGGGAGAAATTGGCTTTTTGTTACTGCGCGGCGCGGGGTTTTTGTTTGCCATGCTAGCGCTGACACCAGTGAATCCCAATCAAATCCCGATGCTGCTGAGTGGGTTTAGTTTGTCATGGCTGTTGGGTTTGATTGTTCCCGGCGCACCTGGGGGAATCGGGGTATTTGAAGCGACAGCGATCGCTCTATTCGGTCAACATTTTTCTGCCGCCATTCTCCTCAGCGTCGTCGCCCTATTCCGCTTGGTGAGTATTTTAGCGGAAGCCGCCGCTGCTGGATTGGCAACTTTGAGCGAGCTGAAGGATCGCTAA
- a CDS encoding (2Fe-2S) ferredoxin domain-containing protein has translation MGSKVETGSQEKCLEQDRRCVIVCQYRSCLVNGSAEVLAAFESADIPGVMVTGSGCQGQCSCGPTVRIVPEETWYCRVQPSDVQTIVEQHLQKGEPIEAKLNPRIHMRISF, from the coding sequence CTGGGCTCAAAAGTGGAAACTGGTTCGCAAGAAAAGTGTTTGGAGCAAGATCGGCGTTGCGTCATCGTTTGCCAGTACCGTTCCTGTTTGGTAAATGGAAGCGCAGAGGTACTTGCCGCTTTTGAGAGTGCTGATATTCCCGGAGTCATGGTGACGGGGAGCGGTTGCCAGGGACAGTGCAGCTGTGGTCCTACAGTGCGAATTGTCCCGGAAGAAACTTGGTACTGCCGAGTTCAACCCAGCGATGTCCAGACGATCGTTGAACAACATTTACAAAAAGGGGAACCAATAGAAGCAAAGCTGAATCCCAGAATTCACATGAGAATCAGTTTTTGA
- a CDS encoding metalloregulator ArsR/SmtB family transcription factor has translation MAKLPAIAPPSVSSGFHALSDPLRIQVLELLREQERCVCELCEQLGVTQSKLSFHLKTLKEAALVCSRQEGRWIYYSLNLPQFVVLEQYLAEYSRFSPLLSALPCKD, from the coding sequence ATGGCTAAACTACCTGCGATCGCACCTCCTTCCGTTTCTTCTGGCTTTCATGCCCTGTCTGACCCCCTACGGATTCAAGTGTTAGAGCTGCTCCGCGAACAAGAGCGCTGCGTCTGCGAACTCTGCGAACAGTTGGGGGTCACTCAGTCTAAACTTTCCTTTCACCTAAAAACTCTCAAAGAAGCCGCTTTAGTTTGCTCCCGACAAGAAGGACGCTGGATTTACTACAGCCTCAATCTGCCTCAATTTGTTGTTTTGGAGCAGTATTTGGCAGAGTACAGTCGCTTCAGCCCGCTCTTATCAGCGCTTCCCTGTAAAGACTAG
- the arsM gene encoding arsenosugar biosynthesis arsenite methyltransferase ArsM, translating into MSYLETAAEFYSEVAQTPQVGLCCVQSSPLQLPGLKISPQMQEMNYGCGTTVHAAELANDPTVLYVGVGGGLEALQFAYFSRRPGGVIAVDPVAAMREAATRNLAIAAQENSWFDPSFVEIREGDAFSLPVPDASVDVVAQNCLFNIFEPADLHRALREAFRVLKPGGRLLMSDPIATRPIPPHLRQDERLRAMCLSGALTYEQYTQHLIDAGFGQIEIRARRPYRLLDCASYGLQEPLLLESLDSVSFKVAIPEDGACIFTGKTAIYTGTEEFFDDSNGHILPRGLPAAVCDKTAGKLGALMPKDILITDSTWYYTGGGCC; encoded by the coding sequence GTGAGCTATCTCGAAACTGCTGCTGAGTTTTATAGTGAAGTAGCGCAGACGCCACAAGTCGGACTTTGTTGTGTCCAAAGCAGTCCCCTGCAACTGCCAGGACTAAAAATTTCGCCTCAGATGCAGGAGATGAACTACGGTTGCGGTACTACCGTCCATGCCGCTGAACTCGCTAATGACCCGACGGTGCTATATGTCGGCGTTGGCGGTGGTTTGGAAGCGCTGCAATTTGCTTATTTTTCTCGCCGTCCGGGTGGGGTGATTGCCGTCGATCCAGTGGCGGCGATGCGCGAGGCAGCGACTCGGAACTTAGCGATCGCTGCCCAAGAAAATTCCTGGTTTGACCCCAGTTTTGTGGAGATTCGGGAAGGCGATGCCTTCTCCCTCCCAGTGCCAGACGCCTCTGTAGATGTGGTGGCGCAGAATTGTCTATTTAATATCTTTGAACCCGCTGACCTGCATCGGGCGCTTCGAGAAGCCTTCCGGGTGTTAAAACCAGGGGGTCGTCTACTGATGAGCGACCCGATCGCCACTCGTCCCATCCCACCACATCTGCGGCAGGATGAACGGTTACGGGCAATGTGTCTGTCAGGTGCTTTAACTTACGAGCAATATACTCAGCATCTTATTGATGCTGGATTTGGGCAGATAGAAATTCGAGCGCGGCGTCCTTACCGACTGCTGGATTGCGCTAGCTACGGGTTGCAGGAACCATTGCTATTAGAAAGTTTGGATTCTGTTTCTTTTAAAGTGGCAATTCCTGAAGATGGTGCTTGTATTTTTACTGGCAAAACGGCGATTTACACCGGCACCGAAGAGTTTTTTGATGACTCGAACGGGCATATCCTCCCGCGGGGTTTACCAGCCGCAGTGTGCGATAAGACAGCAGGAAAGCTTGGTGCATTGATGCCAAAAGACATCCTGATTACTGATTCAACCTGGTACTATACGGGCGGCGGTTGCTGTTAA
- a CDS encoding HetZ-related protein 2, which yields MKKFLTVVLSPTEVAKQLASDCPGYSAATHESIALWLVGEEGERFETFNATQRVIALQAMDYRYRILRQRYLGVAPERAYCNLTTRLGSLVLLKNKIRTWVALSRDRSATVVDVLQEVIQELLHRDRYIQQQIAWISKCTSDARLGNSLLMSSIEEYCLRPICNQPLLVYRFFNYLRRSRRGGMTHIPDGELVRLISEEVVSHETNNPVSFLDIHAVAEYQENQAIEEQMFLRTTVKQEFYNYLAENVSREAAVWLELYLAGNSQQAIARALNLRTREVYRLREKVSYHAIRIFARKTKPELVASWLKPAAAGRTSEQVVAIGMEK from the coding sequence ATGAAAAAATTTCTAACCGTTGTGCTGTCTCCAACTGAGGTGGCGAAGCAGCTGGCATCTGACTGTCCTGGCTATAGCGCAGCAACCCATGAAAGTATTGCTCTGTGGCTGGTGGGAGAGGAAGGAGAGCGTTTTGAAACGTTTAACGCAACTCAGAGGGTAATTGCCTTGCAAGCGATGGATTATCGCTATCGCATTTTACGGCAACGCTACTTAGGCGTGGCACCAGAGCGTGCTTATTGCAACTTGACGACTCGGCTGGGGAGTTTAGTATTGCTGAAGAATAAAATTCGGACTTGGGTGGCGCTATCGCGCGATCGCTCGGCAACGGTTGTCGATGTGTTGCAAGAAGTCATTCAGGAATTATTGCATCGCGATCGCTACATTCAACAGCAAATTGCCTGGATTAGCAAATGTACTTCAGACGCTCGCTTAGGCAACTCTCTACTGATGAGCAGCATCGAAGAATACTGTCTCAGACCAATTTGCAACCAGCCACTTTTAGTTTATAGATTTTTTAACTATCTACGTCGTTCCCGGCGGGGAGGGATGACTCATATCCCCGATGGTGAACTGGTGCGACTGATTTCTGAGGAAGTGGTGTCCCACGAGACAAACAATCCGGTTAGTTTCCTCGATATCCACGCAGTTGCCGAGTATCAAGAGAATCAAGCAATTGAAGAACAAATGTTTCTGCGGACAACCGTAAAGCAGGAGTTTTACAACTATTTAGCCGAAAATGTCAGTCGAGAAGCAGCGGTTTGGCTGGAACTTTACCTCGCTGGCAATTCTCAACAAGCGATCGCTCGCGCCTTGAATTTGCGGACTAGGGAAGTCTATCGTCTGCGGGAAAAAGTCAGTTACCATGCAATTCGCATTTTTGCTCGAAAAACAAAGCCGGAGCTAGTCGCAAGCTGGCTAAAACCCGCCGCAGCAGGTAGAACGTCTGAGCAAGTTGTGGCGATAGGAATGGAAAAGTAG
- a CDS encoding DUF1822 family protein has product MNYLTDLTDDWVEFEELAETIPLESEQLDQAVELSNQVGKEDRKWQIYLQALSLLSFEEWLRKREPEISLNREHSSVLQPQYVNAIDAVFNLRVGEFKVCLIPTITLTDKEVTIPRAVVDLPEFTAHFYVVIGIEEDLEISAIRGFLRHEQLINYQPQLQSEVDWNYQIPIAWFNREPNELLLYLQCLIPSAIPLPEIPTNRQATLARMQSTLLTLLPQLRNRPLWQILTWEQGTAVLTTPDLLNWLYQPLTENTATVTNHLSELLQILTQQAVNVRNWLRNQVDEVMQELSWEALPAPSPLRGTEPLRELPASFSLRRNEQNPSQELDEILIEISRNNQLEIPANTGRAYRDLTLGNRVRLYAVTWSFPDDDGWTLLLILKAISGNEPDDEMTLRVSDRVEVLAEDTLHLDGDEDYIFTQVAGTYQDKFLATITSETGEFQTLPPFEFIL; this is encoded by the coding sequence ATGAATTACTTAACAGATTTGACAGATGATTGGGTCGAATTTGAAGAATTGGCAGAAACAATTCCTTTAGAATCGGAGCAGCTTGACCAAGCTGTAGAATTGAGTAACCAAGTAGGGAAAGAAGACCGAAAATGGCAAATTTATCTTCAAGCTTTAAGTTTATTGAGTTTTGAGGAATGGCTCCGGAAACGAGAACCGGAAATTTCTCTAAATAGAGAACACTCTTCAGTTTTGCAACCTCAGTATGTTAATGCAATTGACGCCGTTTTTAATTTGAGAGTTGGCGAATTTAAAGTTTGTTTAATCCCTACTATTACCTTAACCGATAAAGAAGTCACTATCCCTAGAGCTGTAGTAGATTTACCAGAGTTTACAGCTCATTTTTATGTAGTTATTGGTATTGAGGAAGACTTAGAAATTTCAGCAATTAGAGGTTTTTTGCGTCATGAACAACTGATTAATTATCAACCGCAATTACAATCGGAAGTGGATTGGAATTATCAGATTCCGATTGCTTGGTTTAATCGCGAACCTAATGAACTATTGCTTTATTTGCAATGTTTAATTCCATCAGCAATTCCTTTACCTGAAATCCCAACGAATCGTCAGGCTACCTTAGCTCGAATGCAGTCAACCCTATTAACATTATTACCCCAACTGCGTAACCGTCCTTTGTGGCAAATCTTGACGTGGGAGCAGGGAACAGCAGTCCTAACGACGCCGGATTTACTTAATTGGCTCTACCAGCCGCTAACTGAGAATACAGCAACCGTTACCAACCATCTATCAGAGTTGCTGCAAATCTTGACTCAGCAAGCAGTAAATGTCAGGAACTGGTTACGCAACCAAGTGGATGAAGTAATGCAAGAATTGTCCTGGGAAGCCTTACCAGCACCGTCTCCTTTGCGCGGAACTGAGCCACTAAGAGAGTTGCCAGCATCATTCTCCCTTCGCAGAAACGAACAAAACCCATCTCAAGAATTAGATGAAATTTTGATAGAAATTAGTCGCAATAATCAGTTAGAGATTCCAGCCAATACGGGTCGTGCTTACCGAGACTTAACCCTAGGAAACCGGGTGCGGCTGTATGCTGTTACCTGGTCTTTCCCGGATGATGATGGCTGGACGTTATTGCTGATATTGAAGGCGATTTCTGGAAATGAACCTGACGATGAGATGACGTTGCGAGTAAGCGATCGCGTGGAAGTTTTGGCAGAAGATACACTGCACTTAGATGGGGACGAGGACTATATTTTTACTCAAGTGGCGGGGACTTATCAAGATAAATTTCTCGCAACCATTACCTCGGAAACTGGGGAATTCCAAACTTTGCCGCCGTTTGAATTTATTTTATAG